One Gammaproteobacteria bacterium DNA segment encodes these proteins:
- a CDS encoding efflux RND transporter permease subunit, translating into MNAQGFLGRSMMAGARHPFRALFFLAAVTAVAAAGLPRLQVDTGFSSLIADSDPDRLAYRRVADEFGSDQRSVVYVRDPALWTPAKLAALERLHHALLGLDFVATVDDLFTLRDIHGSEDTLTVQPLLEEVPQTQEVADRAREVALANPLAVGRLLAPDGHGTALMVALRRDGPAAGGGQRVHAALEEVVDAARQDFSEVFQVGGARITAELQDSLFTDLRRLGLLSAGLLVATILLFLRSGFAAFVPLLTSALAILWTFGMMGWAGIPLNILSAMLPSLVVVIGSTEDTHMVAAYLRRLGHDGEVPRRAAVGFMMGHMGAPLVLTVVTTALGFASNLFSGIGLIRDFSIAASFAILANGLITVLLVPLLLQALGPRRSRVWGEGGRPGGLTGLVVRVFGFGHRHLPRTLLVFTAGLCAFFLYQAQGLHVTNDPMTYFRGDRALVTDSRRLQQDLAGTRVFYIMLESRRDKAFLEPANLERLAEIQAFLDKQGIFDRSTSVVDLLSLINRAYHGGDEDYATIPGSRELVAQYLLFFHRQELGSYLSHDYQRANIVVRHQVSDSSTLNRHIGELKVVARDIAGPGVEAHVVGENLMVNAAAESLMVAQVKSLTMLLGAIFVVMAVMFTSVKGGLIALVPAVVPIILMFGVMGLLDISLNPGTAMVAVIAIGIAIDGTIHLFSRYNDLCRRTADYDEAVATTVREEATPVVATSIALALGFGVLLFSEFTVIAQFGALAAATMLFAVFANLLITPIIMARVRLVGLYQILGFSMQREVLEHSPLFRGMSGYQMRKAILISELHEFEAGELLVRQGTMGRSMFLLLSGEVEVMHRGKDAQRRLTVLLPGQVFGEIGFVQETERTADVRALTPVSVLRFDFDKIRKDLKFFPNVVARLNLNISAILGARLAAMTRRYAGREEGP; encoded by the coding sequence ATGAATGCCCAGGGATTCCTCGGCAGGTCCATGATGGCGGGGGCCCGTCACCCCTTCCGGGCGTTGTTCTTCCTCGCCGCCGTCACGGCCGTCGCCGCTGCCGGCCTGCCCCGGCTCCAGGTGGATACCGGTTTCTCCAGCCTCATCGCCGACAGCGATCCCGATCGTCTCGCTTACCGGCGGGTGGCGGATGAGTTCGGATCGGACCAGCGCAGCGTGGTCTATGTGCGCGACCCGGCCCTGTGGACGCCGGCGAAACTGGCGGCCCTGGAGCGCCTGCATCACGCGCTGCTGGGGCTCGATTTCGTGGCCACGGTGGATGATCTGTTCACCCTCCGCGACATCCATGGGAGTGAAGACACACTCACCGTGCAGCCCCTTCTCGAAGAGGTGCCCCAGACCCAGGAGGTGGCGGATCGGGCTCGGGAGGTGGCGCTGGCCAACCCCCTGGCGGTGGGCCGGCTGCTGGCGCCCGACGGCCACGGCACGGCCCTCATGGTCGCCCTGCGGCGTGATGGTCCCGCCGCGGGGGGGGGGCAGCGGGTCCATGCCGCCCTGGAAGAGGTGGTGGACGCCGCCCGCCAAGACTTCTCTGAGGTGTTCCAGGTGGGCGGGGCTCGCATCACCGCCGAATTGCAGGACAGCCTGTTCACCGATCTGCGCCGCCTCGGCCTGCTGTCGGCGGGCCTGCTGGTGGCGACCATCCTGCTGTTCCTGCGCAGCGGCTTCGCAGCCTTCGTGCCCCTGCTCACCTCGGCCCTCGCCATTCTCTGGACCTTCGGCATGATGGGCTGGGCGGGGATCCCCCTCAACATCCTGAGTGCCATGCTGCCTTCCCTGGTCGTGGTCATCGGCTCTACCGAGGACACTCACATGGTGGCGGCCTATCTGCGCCGGCTGGGCCATGACGGCGAGGTGCCCCGGCGGGCGGCGGTGGGCTTCATGATGGGCCACATGGGGGCACCGCTGGTCCTCACCGTCGTCACCACGGCCCTGGGTTTCGCCAGCAACCTGTTCAGCGGCATCGGTCTGATTCGGGATTTCAGCATCGCGGCGTCCTTCGCCATCCTCGCCAACGGCCTCATCACGGTATTGCTGGTGCCCCTGCTGCTTCAGGCCCTGGGGCCCCGGCGCAGCCGGGTGTGGGGCGAGGGCGGCCGGCCCGGCGGGCTCACCGGGCTGGTGGTGCGGGTGTTCGGCTTCGGCCACCGCCACCTGCCCCGCACCCTGCTGGTATTCACGGCCGGGCTGTGCGCCTTCTTCCTCTACCAGGCCCAGGGTCTCCATGTCACCAACGACCCCATGACCTATTTCCGCGGCGACCGCGCCCTGGTGACGGACAGCCGCCGCCTGCAGCAGGACCTGGCGGGCACCCGGGTGTTCTACATCATGCTGGAATCCCGCCGCGACAAGGCCTTCCTGGAACCGGCCAATCTCGAACGGCTGGCGGAGATCCAAGCCTTCCTCGACAAGCAGGGGATCTTCGATCGCAGTACCTCGGTGGTGGACCTGTTGTCCCTGATCAACCGTGCCTACCACGGCGGCGACGAGGACTACGCCACCATCCCCGGCAGCCGCGAACTGGTGGCCCAGTACCTGCTGTTTTTCCATCGCCAGGAACTCGGCAGCTACCTGAGTCACGACTACCAGAGAGCCAACATCGTGGTGCGCCATCAGGTCAGCGACTCCAGCACCCTGAACCGCCATATCGGGGAACTCAAGGTGGTGGCCCGGGACATCGCGGGGCCCGGGGTGGAGGCCCATGTCGTGGGGGAGAACCTCATGGTCAATGCCGCCGCCGAGTCCCTCATGGTGGCCCAGGTGAAATCCCTGACGATGCTGCTGGGGGCCATCTTCGTGGTCATGGCGGTCATGTTCACCTCCGTCAAGGGGGGGCTCATCGCCCTGGTGCCGGCGGTGGTGCCCATCATCCTCATGTTCGGGGTCATGGGCCTGCTGGACATCTCCCTCAATCCCGGCACCGCCATGGTGGCCGTCATCGCCATCGGTATCGCCATCGACGGCACCATTCACCTGTTTTCGCGTTACAACGACTTGTGCCGCCGCACCGCGGATTACGACGAGGCGGTGGCCACCACGGTGCGGGAGGAGGCCACACCGGTGGTGGCCACCAGCATCGCCCTGGCCCTGGGCTTCGGGGTGTTGTTGTTCTCCGAGTTCACCGTGATCGCCCAGTTCGGTGCCCTGGCGGCCGCCACCATGCTGTTCGCGGTATTCGCCAATCTTCTCATCACCCCCATCATCATGGCCCGGGTACGCCTCGTGGGCCTGTATCAGATCCTGGGTTTCTCCATGCAGCGGGAGGTGCTGGAGCACAGTCCCCTGTTCCGGGGCATGAGCGGCTACCAGATGCGCAAGGCCATTCTCATCTCCGAACTCCACGAGTTCGAGGCCGGCGAGCTGCTGGTGCGCCAGGGCACGATGGGCCGCAGCATGTTTCTCCTCCTGTCCGGCGAGGTGGAGGTGATGCACCGGGGCAAGGATGCCCAGCGCCGGCTTACGGTGCTGCTGCCGGGGCAGGTGTTCGGTGAGATCGGTTTCGTGCAGGAGACGGAGCGCACCGCGGACGTCAGGGCCCTTACCCCGGTCAGCGTCCTGCGCTTCGATTTCGACAAGATCCGTAAGGATCTCAAGTTCTTTCCCAACGTCGTGGCGCGTCTCAACTTGAATATCAGCGCCATCCTCGGCGCGCGCCTCGCCGCCATGACCCGGCGCTATGCCGGGCGGGAGGAGGGGCCATGA